From a region of the Streptomyces sp. NBC_00193 genome:
- a CDS encoding ketopantoate reductase C-terminal domain-containing protein yields MLSVKSTTLEAAVRDLAPAVGSGTAILPLLNGMAHLDHLADRFGDGAVLGGVAKVVTTLNEDGDILRMAPPTVVLTGERDGRPSARVDEVREVLAGAGIDTPEVPDIIGAMWHKWVFITTLAAVTSLARGAVGEVNAVPGGTEFGLAVLAEAAAVSAAAGYPVPESELGFTARTLATPDSPLTPSLYRDLLAGHPTEVEHVLGDLTARARALAVPTPLLDLATLQLRVHERRVAAAG; encoded by the coding sequence ATGCTGTCCGTGAAGTCCACCACCCTCGAAGCGGCGGTCCGGGACCTCGCGCCGGCGGTCGGTTCCGGGACGGCGATCCTGCCCCTGCTCAACGGAATGGCCCACCTCGACCACCTCGCGGACCGGTTCGGGGACGGGGCGGTGCTCGGCGGCGTGGCCAAGGTCGTCACCACCCTGAACGAGGACGGCGACATCCTCCGCATGGCTCCGCCCACCGTGGTGCTCACCGGCGAACGCGACGGCCGTCCCTCGGCGCGGGTGGACGAGGTGCGCGAGGTGCTGGCCGGGGCGGGGATCGACACCCCCGAAGTGCCCGACATCATCGGCGCCATGTGGCACAAGTGGGTGTTCATCACCACGCTGGCGGCGGTGACCTCCCTGGCGCGGGGAGCCGTCGGCGAGGTCAACGCCGTGCCCGGCGGGACCGAGTTCGGCCTCGCGGTCCTCGCGGAGGCGGCCGCCGTGTCGGCCGCCGCCGGGTACCCGGTGCCGGAGTCGGAACTCGGCTTCACCGCCCGGACGCTGGCCACCCCGGACTCTCCGCTGACGCCGTCGTTGTACCGGGACCTGCTCGCCGGTCACCCGACCGAGGTCGAGCACGTGCTCGGCGACCTGACCGCCCGGGCCCGCGCTCTCGCCGTCCCCACCCCGCTCCTCGACCTCGCGACCCTCCAACTGCGGGTCCACGAGCGGCGGGTGGCGGCGGCCGGGTAA
- a CDS encoding ketopantoate reductase family protein, whose translation MRILTVGAGAAGGYFGARLAQAGRDVTFLVRPRRAEALRARGLRVSGPGEKIVLDPRLVTADALEGTYDGSSRRPCCP comes from the coding sequence ATGAGGATCCTGACGGTCGGAGCCGGCGCCGCGGGCGGCTACTTCGGCGCGCGCCTCGCCCAGGCCGGCCGGGACGTCACCTTCCTGGTGCGCCCCCGGCGGGCCGAGGCCCTGCGGGCGCGCGGGCTGCGGGTGAGCGGGCCGGGGGAGAAGATCGTGCTCGACCCGAGGCTCGTCACGGCCGACGCGCTGGAGGGGACGTACGACGGGAGTAGCCGACGGCCATGCTGTCCGTGA
- a CDS encoding Gfo/Idh/MocA family protein, with protein sequence MGTGPWARRTHAPALAAHPGSEFAGVWGRRPEAAAELAREYGVKVYEDPDALFADCDAVAFALPPDVQAPLAVRAAAAGCHLLLDKPVATTPAEARAVAAAVAEHQVASVVFLTLRFAEPTAGWVEEQAERTGWFTAAAHWLGAVFPPDGEPSAYADSPWRKAKGGLWDVGPHALSVLIPVLGDVTEVSATRGPADVVQLALRHTTGAASTAVLSLSSPRAAAGVGLELRGTEGVFGLPEWSNVPGAYGRALDALLTSARTGVPDVRGAEFGARLTEILAEAEEQLPE encoded by the coding sequence ATGGGCACCGGCCCATGGGCCCGCCGCACGCACGCCCCCGCCCTCGCCGCGCACCCCGGCTCCGAGTTCGCCGGAGTCTGGGGCCGGCGCCCCGAAGCCGCGGCCGAACTGGCGCGCGAGTACGGGGTGAAGGTGTACGAAGACCCCGACGCGCTGTTCGCCGACTGTGACGCCGTGGCCTTCGCGCTCCCGCCCGACGTCCAGGCCCCGCTCGCCGTGCGCGCGGCCGCCGCCGGCTGTCACCTGCTGCTCGACAAGCCCGTCGCCACGACCCCGGCCGAGGCCCGCGCGGTCGCCGCGGCCGTGGCCGAGCACCAGGTCGCCTCCGTGGTCTTCCTCACCCTGCGCTTCGCCGAGCCGACCGCGGGCTGGGTCGAGGAGCAGGCGGAGCGCACGGGCTGGTTCACCGCCGCCGCGCACTGGCTCGGCGCGGTCTTCCCGCCCGACGGCGAGCCCAGCGCCTACGCGGACTCGCCCTGGCGCAAGGCCAAGGGCGGGCTGTGGGACGTGGGCCCGCACGCCCTGTCCGTACTCATCCCGGTCCTCGGCGACGTCACCGAGGTCAGCGCCACCCGCGGCCCCGCCGACGTGGTCCAGCTGGCCCTGCGGCACACCACGGGCGCGGCCAGCACCGCCGTGCTCAGCCTCAGCTCCCCGCGCGCGGCCGCCGGTGTGGGGCTGGAGCTGCGCGGGACCGAGGGCGTCTTCGGCCTGCCGGAGTGGAGCAACGTCCCGGGGGCCTACGGCCGCGCCCTGGACGCGCTCCTCACCTCGGCCCGCACCGGGGTGCCGGACGTACGGGGGGCGGAGTTCGGGGCCCGGCTGACGGAGATCCTGGCGGAGGCGGAGGAGCAGCTGCCGGAGTGA
- a CDS encoding serine/threonine-protein kinase, producing MTIGTGSILAPLEPQDPRETAGYRLIARIGEGGMGTVYLSHTRGGQPVALKLIRREFGQDPDFRSRFEQEVRAARRVQGYHLVPVLDHDTTGASPWLASVFVPGISLHDALTAHGPLPLGAVFQLIGCTARALGSIHAAGVVHRDLKPANLLLGAAGPYVIDFGIARAADSTQLTRTGGVIGTPQYMSPEHALGAEVTTASDLFALGLIAAVAATGRHPYGEGGATALGVRIANTDRLPPDLSGYPTELKPLLERCLTADPAERISTDELAAMCELFAGRPLNDFDGWLPEPLGLEIARRVRAAENPPVPTVADTGGGAGASAAAGGFGPAGTGPGAGGSGASGGIHSADTAFAPPRPAGPPRPGHPTPAPTAPPAPAPKGFRGGLVAASLVLAVAAGAGTVWLLDGDDSKDDAKTPAARQETPAAPASGSPDPAKASSSPKASASASASSSPKSAYTPVFQDKPLTLRAPSSSTGTHVDLDAPQIFPKGGIGKTQGMELTYQDWGDADLRFLTAMGKSTGTTPEECRDAVATNTLASRVGKDELKAGKTLTKGTVLCTVTGDNNLAMLRITEVVLDTSKGSIGPMPDYVTALTLWKIG from the coding sequence GTGACCATCGGAACCGGCAGCATACTTGCCCCACTTGAGCCCCAGGACCCCCGCGAGACCGCCGGCTACCGGCTGATCGCCCGGATCGGCGAGGGCGGCATGGGCACCGTCTACCTCTCGCACACGCGCGGCGGGCAGCCGGTCGCGCTGAAGCTGATCCGCCGCGAGTTCGGGCAGGACCCGGACTTCCGGAGCCGGTTCGAGCAGGAGGTCCGGGCCGCGCGCCGGGTGCAGGGCTACCACCTCGTACCGGTCCTCGACCACGACACCACGGGCGCCTCGCCCTGGCTCGCCTCGGTGTTCGTACCGGGAATCTCGCTGCACGACGCCCTGACCGCCCACGGTCCGCTCCCGCTCGGCGCCGTCTTCCAGCTGATCGGCTGCACGGCGCGGGCCCTCGGCTCCATCCACGCCGCGGGGGTCGTGCACCGGGACCTGAAGCCCGCCAACCTCCTGCTCGGCGCGGCCGGACCGTACGTCATCGACTTCGGGATCGCCCGGGCCGCCGACAGCACGCAGCTCACCCGCACCGGCGGGGTCATCGGCACGCCGCAGTACATGTCCCCCGAACACGCGCTGGGCGCCGAGGTCACCACCGCGAGCGACCTCTTCGCGCTCGGCCTCATCGCCGCGGTGGCGGCCACCGGACGGCACCCCTACGGGGAGGGCGGCGCCACGGCCCTCGGCGTGCGGATCGCCAACACCGACCGGCTGCCCCCGGACCTGAGCGGCTACCCGACCGAGCTGAAGCCGCTGCTGGAGCGCTGCCTGACGGCGGATCCGGCGGAGCGGATCAGCACGGACGAGCTCGCCGCGATGTGCGAACTGTTCGCCGGGCGGCCGCTGAACGACTTCGACGGCTGGCTCCCGGAGCCGCTCGGGCTGGAGATCGCCCGGCGGGTACGGGCCGCGGAGAACCCGCCGGTGCCGACGGTGGCGGACACGGGCGGGGGCGCAGGAGCGTCCGCGGCTGCCGGCGGGTTCGGACCGGCCGGTACGGGCCCGGGCGCCGGGGGCTCCGGCGCCTCCGGCGGGATCCACTCCGCCGACACGGCGTTCGCGCCGCCCCGGCCCGCCGGGCCGCCCCGGCCGGGCCACCCGACGCCCGCGCCCACGGCGCCGCCGGCTCCGGCCCCGAAGGGGTTCCGTGGCGGGCTCGTCGCCGCCTCGCTCGTCCTCGCCGTCGCCGCGGGAGCCGGCACGGTCTGGCTGCTGGACGGGGACGACTCCAAGGACGACGCGAAGACGCCCGCCGCCCGGCAGGAGACCCCGGCCGCGCCCGCGTCCGGATCACCGGACCCGGCCAAGGCCTCCTCCTCGCCGAAGGCCTCGGCCTCGGCCTCGGCCTCTTCCTCGCCGAAGTCCGCGTACACGCCGGTCTTCCAGGACAAGCCCCTGACCCTGCGCGCGCCCTCCTCCAGCACCGGGACCCACGTCGACCTGGACGCCCCGCAGATCTTCCCGAAAGGAGGCATCGGCAAGACCCAGGGCATGGAGCTCACCTACCAGGACTGGGGCGACGCCGATCTGCGCTTCCTGACGGCCATGGGCAAGAGCACCGGCACCACGCCGGAGGAGTGCCGGGACGCCGTCGCCACCAACACCTTGGCCTCCAGGGTGGGCAAGGACGAGCTGAAGGCGGGCAAGACGCTCACGAAGGGGACGGTGCTGTGCACCGTCACCGGTGACAACAACCTGGCGATGCTCCGCATCACCGAGGTCGTGCTCGACACGAGCAAGGGGTCCATCGGCCCCATGCCGGACTACGTCACCGCACTCACCCTCTGGAAGATCGGCTGA
- a CDS encoding PepSY domain-containing protein, with the protein MSLDEAVVRAADPDAPENPAAENPAPENPAAEHAPPRTPGTWAALRPLLLRLHFYAGVLIAPLLLVAATTGLLYAGSWQAEKILYPDQLTVDRVGASAQPLGAQVAAAKNAAPQGKVTSVWPAPEADATTRVIMESPGLAEGETLTVFVDPYTAEVRGKLTTVGDALPLRAWLSEFHSSLQLGEFGRNYSELAASWLWVVALGGLALWIGRKRARKAALVVPDRTATGRRKTLSWHGSAGVWIVLGLVGLSATGLTWSRYAGENIGELKDSLGGGTPAVAAKLPGAPAADAGGEHAGHGAAAGDQAAAVPAPVDAIGIDGAVAAARSAGVTESLRITLPAQGKGYVVKEQDKQVPVHLDAVAVDPADGRVMDELRFADHPLLAQLTRFGIDLHMGLTFGLANQLALAVLAVLVMFMVVWGYRMWWLRRPTKERTLSVGRPQPRGAWRKLPVTVLLPLAAATAVVGWFVPMLGISLLVFLAADVALGFAASRRRAGAGAGV; encoded by the coding sequence ATGTCTCTCGACGAGGCCGTCGTCCGCGCAGCGGACCCCGACGCACCCGAAAACCCCGCGGCCGAAAACCCCGCACCCGAAAACCCCGCGGCCGAACACGCGCCGCCCCGCACGCCCGGCACCTGGGCCGCCCTGCGGCCGCTGCTCCTGCGCCTGCACTTCTACGCCGGGGTGCTGATCGCCCCGCTCCTGCTCGTCGCCGCCACCACCGGCCTGCTCTACGCCGGCTCCTGGCAGGCCGAGAAGATCCTCTACCCCGACCAGCTGACGGTCGACCGCGTCGGCGCGAGCGCCCAGCCGCTCGGCGCCCAGGTCGCCGCGGCCAAGAACGCCGCCCCCCAGGGCAAGGTCACGTCCGTGTGGCCCGCGCCGGAGGCGGACGCCACCACCCGGGTGATCATGGAGAGCCCGGGACTCGCCGAGGGCGAGACGCTCACCGTGTTCGTCGATCCGTATACGGCCGAGGTCCGCGGAAAGCTCACCACGGTCGGCGACGCGCTGCCGCTGCGGGCCTGGCTGAGCGAGTTCCACTCCAGCCTGCAGCTCGGGGAGTTCGGGCGGAACTACAGCGAACTCGCCGCGAGCTGGCTGTGGGTGGTCGCGCTCGGCGGGCTCGCGCTGTGGATCGGCCGCAAGCGTGCCCGTAAGGCCGCCCTCGTCGTCCCCGACCGTACGGCGACCGGCCGCCGCAAGACCCTGTCCTGGCACGGCTCCGCCGGCGTCTGGATCGTGCTCGGCCTCGTGGGCCTCTCCGCGACCGGCCTGACCTGGTCGCGGTACGCCGGCGAGAACATCGGGGAGCTCAAGGACAGCCTCGGCGGGGGCACCCCGGCCGTGGCCGCCAAGCTCCCCGGAGCCCCGGCCGCCGACGCGGGCGGCGAGCACGCCGGGCACGGTGCGGCCGCCGGTGACCAGGCGGCGGCCGTGCCCGCCCCGGTCGACGCCATCGGCATCGACGGAGCGGTGGCGGCGGCCCGGTCCGCCGGGGTCACCGAGTCGCTGCGGATCACCCTGCCCGCCCAGGGCAAGGGCTACGTGGTCAAGGAGCAGGACAAGCAGGTGCCGGTGCACCTGGACGCGGTCGCCGTGGACCCCGCCGACGGCCGGGTCATGGACGAACTCCGCTTCGCCGACCACCCGCTGCTCGCCCAGCTGACCCGTTTCGGCATCGACCTGCACATGGGCCTGACCTTCGGGCTCGCCAACCAGCTGGCCCTGGCCGTGCTGGCGGTCCTGGTGATGTTCATGGTCGTCTGGGGCTACCGCATGTGGTGGCTGCGCCGCCCGACCAAGGAGCGCACGCTCTCGGTGGGCCGCCCCCAGCCGCGCGGGGCCTGGCGGAAGCTGCCGGTGACGGTGCTGCTGCCGCTGGCCGCGGCGACGGCCGTCGTGGGCTGGTTCGTACCGATGCTGGGCATCAGCCTGCTGGTGTTCCTGGCGGCCGACGTGGCGCTGGGCTTCGCCGCGTCGCGGCGCCGGGCCGGGGCCGGCGCCGGCGTCTAG
- a CDS encoding winged helix-turn-helix domain-containing protein, with translation MANTRSFASAASAATSPLTYPSFPPSPRHRLRAVDRDEVARVVDFLPPGATWLPAPAHTLPALPGQPPMVGYLVLVPADQQPPIAFSPQAVPAAPAPGAAAVTGDTLVRIDPAQRTAEVDGEVLDLTYLEFELLAHLVAHPHRVHSRDQLVTTVWGYGHVGDGRTVDVHVARLRRKLGAAHRGAIQTVRRVGYRYAP, from the coding sequence ATGGCGAACACCCGTTCCTTTGCTTCTGCCGCCTCCGCTGCGACCTCTCCCCTGACCTACCCGAGCTTCCCGCCCAGTCCGCGCCACCGCCTGCGAGCCGTGGACCGCGACGAGGTGGCTCGCGTCGTGGACTTCCTGCCGCCGGGCGCCACCTGGCTGCCCGCCCCCGCGCACACCCTGCCCGCCCTCCCCGGCCAGCCGCCGATGGTCGGGTACCTGGTGCTCGTACCGGCCGACCAGCAGCCGCCGATCGCCTTCTCCCCCCAGGCCGTTCCCGCCGCCCCGGCCCCCGGCGCGGCGGCCGTCACCGGTGACACCCTGGTCCGCATCGACCCCGCGCAGCGCACCGCGGAGGTGGACGGCGAGGTCCTGGACCTGACGTACCTGGAGTTCGAGCTGCTGGCCCACCTGGTCGCGCACCCGCACCGGGTGCACAGCCGCGACCAGCTGGTGACCACCGTCTGGGGCTACGGCCACGTCGGCGACGGCCGCACGGTCGACGTCCACGTCGCGCGGCTGCGCCGCAAGCTGGGCGCCGCCCACCGCGGAGCGATCCAGACCGTACGCCGCGTGGGGTACAGGTACGCCCCCTGA
- a CDS encoding NADPH-dependent F420 reductase has protein sequence MATLGLIGSGNIGSTLARLAVDAGLDVVLSNSRGPETLDALVAELGPRARAATPAEAAAAGDWVVATIPLRNYRELPAEVLAGKVVLDTLNYYPQRDGVFPALEAEETTTSGLVQEHLAGAQVVKAFNNIYFKHLLALARPAGSPDRSALPIAGEDPAARASATRLLDLLGYDAVDAGELAESWRFQRDTPVYVLPYAEDPARPGGLTEAPATVADAATVRTALAEAVRPEGSAG, from the coding sequence ATGGCAACTCTTGGACTCATCGGAAGCGGCAACATCGGAAGCACCCTCGCGCGGCTCGCCGTGGACGCGGGGCTGGACGTGGTCCTCAGTAATTCCAGGGGACCGGAGACACTGGACGCTCTGGTCGCCGAGCTCGGCCCGCGGGCCCGGGCCGCCACCCCGGCCGAGGCGGCGGCCGCCGGCGACTGGGTCGTGGCCACCATCCCGCTCCGGAACTACCGCGAGCTCCCCGCCGAGGTGCTGGCGGGCAAGGTCGTGCTCGACACGCTCAACTACTACCCGCAGCGGGACGGGGTCTTCCCCGCCCTGGAGGCGGAGGAGACCACGACGAGCGGGCTCGTCCAGGAGCACCTGGCCGGGGCGCAGGTCGTCAAGGCGTTCAACAACATCTACTTCAAGCACCTGCTCGCCCTCGCCCGCCCGGCCGGCTCCCCGGACCGCTCGGCCCTGCCGATCGCCGGCGAGGACCCGGCCGCCCGCGCGTCCGCCACCCGCCTCCTCGACCTGCTCGGCTACGACGCGGTCGACGCGGGGGAGCTCGCCGAGAGCTGGCGCTTCCAGCGGGACACGCCCGTGTACGTCCTCCCGTACGCCGAGGACCCGGCCCGTCCCGGGGGCCTCACCGAGGCCCCCGCGACCGTCGCCGACGCCGCGACCGTCCGCACCGCCCTGGCCGAGGCCGTCCGACCGGAGGGCTCCGCCGGATGA
- the glnII gene encoding glutamine synthetase, which yields MSYKAEYIWIDGTEPTAKLRSKTKIMADGDALPIWGFDGSSTNQAEGHASDRVLQPVFTCPDPIRGGDNVLVLCEVLNIDMTPHESNTRALLRPIAEKFAAQAPIYGIEQEYTFFDGTRPLGFPVNGFPAAQGGYYCGVGSDEIFGRDIVEKHLDHCLAAGLAISGINAEVMPGQWEFQVGPVGPLEVSDQLWIARWLLYRTAEDFNVSATLNPKPVKGDWNGAGAHTNFSTKAMREDYRAIICAAESLGEGSKPLDHVKNYGAGIDERLTGLHETAPWNEYSYGVSDRGASVRIPWQVEKDGKGYIEDRRPNANVDPYVVTRLITDTCCTALEKDGLV from the coding sequence GTGAGCTACAAGGCTGAGTACATCTGGATCGACGGAACCGAGCCGACGGCGAAGCTGCGCTCCAAGACCAAGATCATGGCGGACGGGGACGCGCTGCCGATCTGGGGCTTCGACGGTTCGAGCACCAACCAGGCCGAGGGCCACGCCTCCGACCGCGTACTGCAGCCGGTGTTCACCTGCCCGGACCCGATCCGCGGCGGCGACAACGTCCTCGTCCTGTGCGAGGTCCTGAACATCGACATGACCCCGCACGAGTCGAACACCCGCGCGCTGCTGCGTCCGATCGCGGAGAAGTTCGCCGCCCAGGCGCCGATCTACGGCATCGAGCAGGAGTACACCTTCTTCGACGGCACCCGCCCGCTCGGCTTCCCGGTCAACGGCTTCCCGGCCGCGCAGGGCGGCTACTACTGCGGCGTCGGCTCGGACGAGATCTTCGGCCGCGACATCGTCGAGAAGCACCTGGACCACTGCCTCGCGGCGGGCCTGGCGATCTCCGGCATCAACGCCGAGGTCATGCCCGGCCAGTGGGAGTTCCAGGTCGGCCCGGTCGGCCCGCTGGAGGTCTCCGACCAGCTGTGGATCGCGCGCTGGCTGCTCTACCGCACCGCCGAGGACTTCAACGTCTCCGCGACGCTGAACCCGAAGCCGGTCAAGGGCGACTGGAACGGCGCGGGCGCGCACACCAACTTCTCCACGAAGGCGATGCGCGAGGACTACCGCGCGATCATCTGCGCGGCCGAGTCGCTGGGCGAGGGCAGCAAGCCGCTGGACCACGTCAAGAACTACGGCGCCGGCATCGACGAGCGCCTGACGGGCCTGCACGAGACCGCCCCGTGGAACGAGTACAGCTACGGCGTCTCGGACCGCGGCGCCTCGGTCCGCATCCCGTGGCAGGTCGAGAAGGACGGCAAGGGCTACATCGAGGACCGCCGCCCGAACGCGAACGTGGACCCGTACGTGGTGACCCGCCTCATCACGGACACCTGCTGCACCGCCCTGGAGAAGGACGGCCTGGTCTAA